A portion of the Anoxybacillus gonensis genome contains these proteins:
- a CDS encoding YhcN/YlaJ family sporulation lipoprotein, with protein MERLKYMIILLLLFMSACGQQAQPNNRDSLVHVKNTTNERIVNKSGQQIARHLAHLASSVPNVNDATVLVVGKYALVGIDVNAKLDPSRVGTVKYSVAESLQKDPYGANAIVIADADLNERLKAIQKQVEKGKPIQGFMDELAAIVGRVMPEIPSDFIQTKNPRSTRQNDDQLNRNEQNQLENEQQKQSNDHMK; from the coding sequence GTGGAACGATTGAAATATATGATCATATTGCTGTTGCTTTTCATGAGTGCCTGCGGACAACAAGCGCAACCGAACAATCGCGACTCGCTCGTTCATGTGAAAAATACGACAAATGAACGAATCGTGAACAAATCCGGTCAACAAATTGCTCGCCATCTTGCGCATCTAGCTAGCAGCGTCCCAAATGTGAACGATGCGACCGTATTAGTTGTCGGGAAATATGCGTTAGTAGGCATCGATGTAAACGCAAAACTTGATCCGTCGCGCGTCGGAACGGTGAAATATTCCGTTGCGGAAAGTTTGCAAAAAGATCCGTACGGGGCGAATGCGATTGTCATTGCCGATGCAGATTTAAATGAGCGGCTGAAAGCGATTCAAAAACAAGTAGAAAAAGGAAAGCCGATTCAAGGATTTATGGATGAGCTCGCGGCCATTGTCGGACGGGTCATGCCTGAAATTCCGAGTGATTTTATTCAAACGAAAAATCCGCGCTCTACAAGACAAAACGATGATCAGCTGAATCGAAACGAGCAAAATCAGTTAGAAAACGAACAACAAAAGCAATCAAACGACCATATGAAATAA
- the pyc gene encoding pyruvate carboxylase has product MHMRRIQKVLVANRGEIAIRVFRACNELGIRTVAIYSREDAGSYHRYKADEAYLVGEGKKPIEAYLDIEGIIEIAKMHDVDAIHPGYGFLSENIEFAKRCEEEGIIFIGPKQAHLDMFGDKVKARHQAKQAGIPVIPGSDGPVQSLEDVVRFGETYGYPMIIKAALGGGGRGMRIVRSQAEVKEAYERAKSEAKAAFGSDEVYVEKLIEKPKHIEVQILGDEYGNIVHLYDRDCSVQRRHQKVVEVAPSVSLSKALREDICQAAVKLMKNVQYVNAGTVEFLVSGDAFYFIEVNPRIQVEHTITEMITGIDIVQSQILIAEGHALHSEKVGIPKQEDIRVHGYAIQSRVTTEDPLNNFMPDTGKIMAYRSGGGFGVRLDAGNSFQGAVITPYYDSLLVKVTTWALTFEQAAAKMLRNLREFRIRGIKTNIPFLENVVQHPKFLTGEYDTSFIDTTPELFVFPKRKDRGTKMLSYIGTVTVNGFPGIGKKKKPVFDPPRIPKVNHIEPMPKGTKQILDERGADGLVQWIKEQNRVLLTDTTFRDAHQSLLATRVRTNDLLRIAEPTARLWPQLFSMEMWGGATFDVAYRFLKEDPWDRLIQLREKIPNVLFQMLLRASNAVGYKNYPDNVIREFVAQSAEAGIDVFRIFDSLNWVKGMTVAIDAVRQTGKVAEAAICYTGDIFDPTRTKYNLDYYKQLAKELEQAGAHILAIKDMAGLLKPQAAYTFISALKEVVDIPIHLHTHDTSGNGIYTYAKAIEAGVDIVDVAVSSMAGLTSQPSANTLYYALEGTERAPEVDIASLEKLSRYWEDVRKYYVDFESGMNAPHTEVYMHEMPGGQYSNLQQQAKAVGLGDRWDEVKEMYRRVNDLFGDIVKVTPSSKVVGDMALYMVQNNLTEQDIYERGETLDFPDSVVELFEGYLGQPHGGFPETLQRIILKGREPITVRPGELLEPVDFEKLREELYHIVQREVTDYDVLAYALYPKVFVEYVRTVEQFGDVSVLDTPTFLYGMRLGEEIEIEIEKGKTLIVKLVSIGQPQADGTRVVYFELNGQPREIVIKDESIKTTVVARVKADRNNPNHIAATMPGTVVKVLVEKGEKVKKGDHLMITEAMKMETTVQAPFSGMVKDIYVKGGDAIQTGDLLLELAEK; this is encoded by the coding sequence ATGCATATGAGGCGTATTCAAAAAGTACTTGTCGCAAACCGTGGAGAAATTGCGATTCGCGTGTTTCGCGCCTGCAACGAACTAGGAATTCGCACCGTTGCCATTTATTCGCGCGAAGATGCAGGATCGTACCATCGTTACAAAGCGGATGAAGCGTATTTAGTTGGAGAAGGAAAAAAACCGATTGAAGCATACTTAGACATTGAAGGCATTATCGAAATCGCGAAAATGCATGATGTCGATGCGATTCATCCGGGCTATGGCTTTTTATCGGAAAACATCGAATTTGCGAAACGATGCGAAGAAGAAGGCATCATTTTCATCGGGCCGAAACAAGCGCATTTAGATATGTTTGGCGATAAAGTAAAAGCGCGCCACCAAGCGAAACAAGCGGGCATTCCGGTCATTCCGGGAAGCGACGGGCCTGTGCAAAGCTTGGAGGACGTCGTGCGCTTCGGCGAGACATACGGTTATCCGATGATCATTAAAGCGGCATTAGGCGGCGGTGGACGCGGAATGCGCATCGTTCGTTCGCAAGCGGAAGTAAAAGAAGCGTATGAGCGGGCGAAATCGGAAGCGAAAGCGGCATTTGGCAGCGATGAAGTGTATGTCGAAAAATTAATCGAAAAACCAAAACATATTGAAGTGCAAATTTTAGGTGACGAATACGGCAACATCGTTCATTTATATGACCGAGACTGCTCGGTGCAACGCCGCCATCAAAAAGTTGTTGAAGTGGCGCCAAGCGTATCGCTTTCAAAAGCGCTTCGCGAAGACATTTGCCAAGCGGCAGTGAAACTAATGAAAAACGTGCAATACGTGAACGCAGGAACGGTTGAGTTTCTCGTTTCTGGCGATGCGTTTTACTTCATTGAAGTGAATCCGCGCATTCAAGTCGAACATACAATTACAGAAATGATTACAGGGATTGATATCGTTCAATCGCAAATTTTAATTGCGGAAGGACATGCGCTACATAGCGAAAAGGTCGGCATTCCGAAACAAGAAGACATTCGCGTTCACGGATATGCGATTCAATCGCGCGTGACGACAGAAGATCCGTTAAACAATTTTATGCCAGATACAGGGAAAATTATGGCGTATCGTTCAGGCGGTGGCTTCGGCGTTCGTTTAGATGCCGGAAATAGCTTTCAAGGCGCCGTCATTACGCCGTATTACGATTCGTTGTTAGTCAAAGTGACGACGTGGGCATTAACGTTTGAGCAAGCGGCGGCGAAAATGTTGCGCAACTTGCGCGAGTTTCGTATTCGCGGCATTAAAACGAACATTCCGTTTTTAGAAAATGTCGTGCAACATCCGAAGTTTTTAACAGGCGAATACGATACGTCGTTTATCGATACGACGCCAGAGCTATTTGTGTTCCCGAAACGGAAAGACCGCGGAACAAAAATGTTATCGTATATCGGAACGGTTACTGTCAACGGTTTTCCAGGCATCGGGAAAAAGAAAAAGCCGGTATTTGACCCGCCGCGCATTCCGAAAGTGAACCATATTGAACCGATGCCAAAAGGGACGAAACAAATTTTAGATGAACGGGGAGCAGACGGGCTCGTTCAATGGATCAAAGAACAAAACCGCGTGTTGTTGACAGATACGACGTTCCGTGATGCCCATCAATCGCTTTTAGCGACGCGCGTGCGCACAAACGACTTATTGCGCATTGCGGAGCCGACCGCGCGTTTATGGCCGCAACTATTTTCGATGGAAATGTGGGGCGGAGCGACGTTTGACGTAGCCTATCGCTTCTTAAAAGAAGATCCGTGGGATCGTTTAATTCAATTGCGCGAAAAAATTCCGAACGTTTTGTTTCAAATGTTGCTTCGCGCATCGAATGCGGTCGGATATAAAAACTATCCAGATAACGTCATTCGGGAGTTTGTTGCGCAATCAGCCGAAGCCGGCATTGACGTATTCCGCATTTTCGATAGTTTAAACTGGGTAAAAGGAATGACGGTCGCCATTGATGCGGTACGTCAAACAGGAAAAGTGGCGGAAGCGGCGATTTGTTATACGGGCGATATTTTCGATCCGACGCGCACAAAATACAATCTCGATTACTATAAACAGTTAGCGAAAGAGCTCGAGCAAGCTGGTGCGCACATTTTAGCGATCAAAGATATGGCGGGGCTATTAAAGCCACAAGCGGCTTATACGTTTATTTCTGCGTTAAAAGAAGTTGTCGACATTCCGATTCATTTGCATACGCACGATACGAGCGGAAACGGCATTTATACGTACGCCAAAGCGATTGAAGCAGGAGTCGATATTGTTGACGTAGCGGTAAGCTCGATGGCTGGTTTAACGTCGCAGCCGAGCGCAAACACGCTTTATTATGCTCTTGAAGGCACAGAACGTGCGCCGGAAGTCGATATCGCATCGCTTGAGAAATTGTCGCGTTATTGGGAAGATGTGCGCAAATATTACGTCGACTTTGAAAGCGGCATGAATGCGCCGCATACGGAAGTATATATGCACGAAATGCCGGGCGGACAATATAGCAACCTTCAACAACAAGCGAAAGCGGTCGGCTTAGGTGATCGTTGGGATGAAGTAAAAGAAATGTATCGCCGTGTCAACGACTTATTTGGCGACATTGTTAAAGTAACGCCATCGTCGAAAGTGGTGGGCGACATGGCGCTATATATGGTCCAAAACAATTTAACCGAACAAGACATTTATGAGCGCGGTGAAACGCTTGATTTCCCAGATTCCGTCGTTGAACTGTTTGAAGGTTATCTCGGTCAGCCGCATGGCGGATTCCCAGAAACGTTGCAGCGCATCATTTTAAAAGGGCGTGAACCGATTACCGTTCGTCCAGGTGAGCTGTTAGAGCCGGTCGACTTTGAGAAGTTGCGCGAAGAGTTATACCATATCGTTCAACGTGAAGTGACTGACTATGATGTGTTAGCTTATGCGCTATATCCGAAAGTGTTTGTGGAATACGTCCGCACGGTCGAACAGTTCGGTGACGTATCTGTGCTTGATACACCAACGTTTTTATACGGCATGCGTCTCGGTGAAGAAATCGAAATTGAAATTGAAAAAGGAAAAACGTTAATCGTCAAGCTCGTTTCGATCGGTCAGCCGCAAGCGGACGGAACAAGAGTTGTATATTTTGAGCTAAACGGTCAACCTCGCGAAATCGTCATTAAAGACGAAAGCATTAAAACAACGGTCGTTGCGCGTGTGAAAGCGGATCGCAACAATCCGAACCATATTGCTGCGACGATGCCGGGAACAGTTGTCAAAGTGCTTGTTGAAAAAGGGGAAAAAGTGAAAAAAGGTGACCATTTAATGATTACCGAAGCGATGAAAATGGAAACGACCGTGCAAGCACCGTTTTCCGGTATGGTGAAAGACATTTACGTCAAAGGTGGCGACGCCATCCAAACAGGCGACTTATTGCTTGAATTAGCGGAAAAATAA
- a CDS encoding YlaN family protein codes for MTPEVAINFRERAYSLLQADAEKIVKLIQVQMDHLTMPQCPLYEEVLDTQMFGLSREIDFAVRLGLVDEKDGKAILDRLERELSALHEASTKKKKK; via the coding sequence GTGACGCCTGAAGTGGCGATAAACTTTCGAGAAAGAGCCTATTCGTTGTTGCAAGCGGATGCGGAAAAAATTGTGAAGCTGATCCAAGTGCAAATGGATCATTTAACGATGCCGCAATGCCCGCTATATGAAGAAGTGTTAGATACGCAAATGTTCGGTTTATCTCGTGAAATTGATTTTGCCGTCCGTTTAGGGCTTGTCGATGAAAAGGACGGGAAGGCGATTTTAGACCGACTTGAGCGCGAACTTTCGGCATTGCATGAAGCGTCCACGAAAAAGAAGAAAAAATGA
- a CDS encoding YlaI family protein, with protein sequence MRVRCILCEKIDTLNDETLLAKRLRNRPIHTYMCETCHERIAQKTKERLATGKFRFFRTSKHETEW encoded by the coding sequence ATGAGAGTACGATGCATTCTTTGCGAAAAAATAGATACGTTAAACGATGAAACGTTGCTTGCAAAACGATTGCGCAACCGCCCGATTCATACATATATGTGCGAAACGTGCCATGAACGGATTGCGCAAAAAACGAAAGAGCGACTAGCGACCGGCAAGTTTCGCTTTTTCCGCACGAGCAAACACGAAACGGAATGGTAA
- a CDS encoding YlaH-like family protein, with protein MDVIGRLSFFASLYNVHEQPTKGMWLLYATIVVLSIIVYRLGFARKLPMLKNVIIYSLLVLGCTILTFFAVFLPVAEGLLVAAVVLIIYKWRLRREGENTA; from the coding sequence ATGGATGTGATCGGTCGCCTGTCGTTTTTCGCTTCGCTATACAACGTGCATGAACAGCCGACGAAAGGAATGTGGCTGTTGTATGCGACGATTGTCGTTTTATCGATCATTGTGTATCGTCTTGGCTTTGCGCGCAAACTGCCGATGTTAAAAAACGTTATCATTTACTCGTTGCTTGTGCTCGGTTGTACCATTTTAACGTTTTTCGCCGTTTTTTTACCTGTCGCGGAAGGATTACTTGTTGCGGCAGTCGTATTAATCATTTATAAATGGCGGCTTCGTCGTGAAGGAGAGAACACAGCATGA
- a CDS encoding IS3 family transposase, translated as MSKITFSSKEINILQKNPNVQRVSERSITYTDDFKNRFIDEYQAGKFPRQIFEENGFDVDVIGIKRMEQSAHRWKKAYEKNGLIGLTDSRKTASGRPLKRELTQSEVIERQRARIELLEGQVELLKKLEWTERRLLNASENLNPNKAYQWIQETIEQNGFKGMTRYFCDLLDVSRSGYYSYLKASSVREAREKLDLEAKEIILKAFDRRGYKKGSRSIKMILENEFDMIFSRKKIQRIMRKYGIVCPHRKPNPYKKIAKATKEHQVVPNKLNREFKQGIPGKVLLTDITYLPYNGNCMAYLSTVKDASTNEILAYHVSDRITLDIATQTIHQLMNNKKITLHEEAFIHSDQGSHYTSPRYQKLLKEYGLGQSMSRRGNCWDNAPQESFFGHLKDEVDYQSARTLKELKSKINHYMVYYNNYRYQWNLKKMTPIQYRNHLLAA; from the coding sequence ATGAGTAAAATAACTTTTTCATCTAAAGAGATAAACATACTTCAAAAAAATCCAAATGTACAACGTGTCAGCGAAAGGTCTATTACCTATACTGACGATTTTAAAAATAGATTTATAGATGAATACCAAGCTGGCAAATTCCCTCGTCAGATCTTTGAGGAAAACGGCTTTGATGTGGACGTTATCGGCATAAAACGAATGGAACAGTCAGCCCATAGATGGAAAAAAGCCTATGAAAAGAATGGCCTGATAGGGCTTACAGATTCAAGGAAAACGGCTTCTGGGAGACCCTTAAAGCGTGAGCTTACACAGTCCGAAGTGATTGAAAGGCAAAGGGCCAGAATTGAACTGTTGGAAGGACAGGTGGAGCTGTTAAAAAAGCTAGAATGGACCGAAAGGAGGCTGCTAAACGCAAGCGAAAATCTCAATCCGAATAAAGCGTACCAATGGATACAGGAGACCATTGAACAGAATGGATTCAAGGGGATGACCAGGTATTTTTGTGACCTTCTGGATGTCTCACGGTCGGGATATTACAGCTACCTGAAGGCTTCCTCTGTCCGGGAAGCACGGGAGAAATTGGACCTTGAAGCGAAGGAAATCATCTTAAAGGCCTTTGACCGGCGGGGATATAAGAAAGGTTCACGCTCCATCAAAATGATATTGGAGAATGAGTTTGATATGATCTTCAGCCGTAAAAAGATCCAGAGGATCATGAGGAAATACGGAATCGTCTGTCCTCACCGAAAGCCTAACCCTTATAAAAAGATCGCGAAAGCAACGAAGGAGCATCAGGTTGTCCCGAACAAATTAAACAGGGAATTCAAGCAGGGAATCCCCGGGAAAGTACTACTTACGGATATCACTTATCTTCCATATAACGGGAATTGTATGGCTTATTTGTCGACCGTAAAAGACGCCTCCACCAATGAAATCCTGGCTTACCATGTGTCTGATCGCATCACCTTGGACATCGCCACCCAGACGATCCATCAATTGATGAACAATAAGAAGATTACTCTCCATGAAGAGGCTTTTATCCACTCGGATCAGGGAAGCCACTATACGAGCCCACGTTACCAGAAGCTTTTAAAGGAGTATGGCCTGGGCCAGTCTATGTCACGAAGAGGCAACTGTTGGGATAATGCCCCTCAAGAATCATTCTTTGGCCACCTTAAGGATGAAGTGGATTATCAATCGGCAAGAACATTGAAGGAGTTGAAGTCAAAAATTAATCATTACATGGTTTACTATAACAATTACCGCTATCAGTGGAATTTAAAAAAGATGACCCCTATTCAATATAGGAATCATCTTCTAGCTGCTTAA
- the ftsW gene encoding putative lipid II flippase FtsW produces the protein MGSMRLKTFMKYHDYPLMIAICLLSLFGLVMVYSASMITAVTRFHTASDYFFQKQKWAWIIGAVFFLFTAFVPYKHYARKKFLQFVFFAMPLPLIYVLLFGHTVNNATSWIKIGPISIQPAEFAKIGLIVYLSGVLANKQKKLQTSPQDVLFPIYYMLFICLLIFLQPDVGTMLIIGMICAVIILSSAASKRLLLKQLFLFVLIIGVVAAISGPFIYDRVFTKERLSRIDVFLHPFKYEKDEGYQLINSYIAIGNGGLKGLGLGQGIQKYGYLPEAHTDFIMAVIAEELGLFGVSFVLLLLSFIVLRGFWIARRCQDAFGSLLAIGISAMIGVQSFVNLGGISGLIPLTGVTLPFVSYGGSSLVLLMMCAGVLANIAAVTNYEQKHQTEKQRNIQKNHISFS, from the coding sequence ATGGGATCGATGCGATTGAAAACGTTTATGAAATACCATGACTATCCGCTCATGATCGCGATATGTTTATTGTCGTTGTTCGGGCTTGTGATGGTATATAGTGCGAGCATGATTACGGCTGTTACTCGTTTTCATACGGCGAGCGATTATTTTTTCCAAAAACAAAAATGGGCATGGATCATCGGTGCAGTGTTTTTTTTATTTACGGCATTTGTTCCGTATAAACATTATGCGCGCAAAAAGTTTTTACAATTCGTTTTTTTCGCCATGCCTTTGCCGCTCATTTACGTCCTTTTGTTCGGCCATACCGTAAACAATGCGACAAGCTGGATTAAAATCGGTCCGATTAGCATTCAGCCAGCGGAGTTTGCCAAAATCGGTTTAATCGTCTATTTAAGCGGAGTATTAGCAAACAAACAAAAAAAATTACAAACATCGCCGCAAGACGTCCTATTTCCAATCTACTATATGTTGTTTATTTGCTTATTAATTTTTCTTCAGCCAGACGTCGGTACGATGTTGATTATCGGAATGATTTGTGCGGTCATCATCCTTTCTTCCGCCGCAAGCAAACGGTTATTGCTGAAACAGTTGTTTCTGTTCGTTTTAATTATCGGAGTTGTCGCAGCAATTTCTGGTCCGTTTATATACGATCGAGTGTTTACGAAAGAGCGTTTATCGCGCATTGACGTCTTTTTGCATCCGTTTAAGTATGAAAAAGATGAAGGATACCAACTCATCAACTCGTACATTGCGATCGGAAATGGGGGATTAAAAGGGCTCGGACTTGGACAAGGCATTCAAAAATACGGTTATTTGCCAGAAGCGCATACCGACTTTATTATGGCGGTCATCGCCGAAGAGCTCGGGTTATTTGGCGTTTCGTTCGTCCTCCTTCTCTTATCGTTTATCGTCTTGCGCGGCTTTTGGATCGCAAGAAGGTGCCAAGATGCGTTCGGCAGTTTATTAGCGATCGGCATTTCAGCGATGATCGGCGTTCAATCGTTCGTCAACCTAGGTGGAATATCAGGGCTCATCCCACTGACAGGGGTTACATTGCCGTTTGTTAGCTACGGTGGTTCATCGCTCGTTTTATTAATGATGTGTGCCGGAGTGTTGGCAAACATCGCCGCGGTAACAAATTACGAACAAAAACATCAAACAGAAAAACAAAGAAATATTCAAAAAAATCATATTTCTTTTTCGTAA
- a CDS encoding PhoH family protein produces MGKKIYVLDTNVLLQDPYSIFSFQDNEVVIPAVVLEEVDSKKRYMDEVGRNARQVSKIIDNLRQNGKLHEKIPLENGGVLRIELNHRSFQQLQEIFVEKTNDNRILAVAKNLLLEEQTKEDGRPVILVSKDALVRVKADAIGLEAEDFLSDRVVEIDHIYTGFLDLYISPEHLGRFYEKGELVLSEITNHPFYPNQFIVMKDALGGSSSALGIVDHTGKKVRKLVFHYDHIWGIRPRNVQQTMALELLLRTDIPLVTLIGKAGTGKTLLALAAGLMQTEDLRLYKKLLVARPIVPVGKDIGYLPGEKQEKLRPWMQPIFDNLHFLFDTKKPGELDAILSGMGSIEVEALTYIRGRSIPEQFIIIDEAQNLTKHEVKTILTRVGERSKIVLMGDPAQIDHPYLDEYNNGLTYVVEKFKEQKVAGHVRLIKGERSALAQLAADLL; encoded by the coding sequence GTGGGCAAAAAAATATACGTATTAGATACAAACGTGCTTTTACAAGATCCGTATTCTATTTTTTCCTTTCAAGATAACGAAGTTGTCATTCCGGCTGTCGTATTAGAAGAAGTGGACTCAAAAAAACGGTATATGGATGAAGTAGGCAGAAATGCGCGTCAAGTGTCTAAAATTATCGATAACTTAAGACAAAATGGAAAACTGCATGAAAAAATTCCGCTCGAAAATGGCGGCGTGTTGCGCATTGAATTGAACCATCGCTCGTTTCAGCAACTGCAAGAAATTTTCGTTGAAAAAACGAACGACAACCGCATTTTAGCTGTGGCAAAAAATTTATTGCTTGAAGAACAAACGAAAGAAGACGGTCGCCCCGTCATTTTAGTTAGCAAAGATGCGCTCGTGCGCGTGAAGGCAGATGCGATTGGGCTAGAGGCGGAAGATTTTTTAAGCGATCGCGTCGTTGAAATCGACCATATTTACACCGGTTTTTTAGATTTGTACATAAGTCCAGAGCATTTAGGGCGCTTTTATGAAAAGGGTGAATTGGTGCTTTCGGAAATTACGAACCATCCGTTTTATCCGAATCAATTTATCGTCATGAAAGATGCGCTTGGCGGCTCTTCATCGGCGCTTGGCATCGTCGATCATACAGGAAAAAAAGTGCGCAAACTCGTCTTTCATTACGATCATATTTGGGGCATTCGTCCGCGCAACGTTCAGCAAACGATGGCGCTTGAATTGTTGTTGCGCACAGACATTCCGCTTGTGACGCTCATAGGAAAAGCAGGGACAGGAAAGACGTTGCTTGCGTTAGCGGCAGGGTTGATGCAGACGGAAGATTTACGGCTATATAAAAAATTGCTCGTCGCTCGTCCGATTGTGCCTGTCGGAAAAGATATCGGCTATTTGCCGGGAGAGAAACAAGAAAAATTGCGGCCGTGGATGCAGCCGATTTTCGATAATTTACACTTTTTATTTGATACGAAAAAGCCGGGTGAGCTTGATGCGATTTTATCGGGCATGGGTTCTATCGAAGTGGAGGCGCTCACGTATATACGTGGTCGCAGCATTCCAGAGCAGTTTATTATTATTGATGAGGCGCAAAACTTAACGAAACATGAAGTGAAAACGATTTTAACGCGCGTCGGGGAACGAAGCAAAATCGTGTTAATGGGCGACCCTGCTCAAATTGATCACCCATATTTAGACGAATATAATAACGGGCTGACATACGTCGTTGAAAAATTTAAAGAACAAAAAGTGGCCGGGCACGTTCGATTAATTAAAGGGGAGCGTTCCGCGCTCGCCCAGCTTGCCGCCGACCTTTTATAA
- a CDS encoding pyridoxamine 5'-phosphate oxidase family protein has product MPNAVEPTLIEPLFQSLQKERFVIVCTIDHETGAPNTSAISWVYAPTPDRLYFAVDQRSRIVANVRANSAISIVLIANESTYSISGKAHVKVEKLENVPLKLAAIQVDIEEVRDVMFYGAKISVEPKYEKTYDAQAATKLDQQVMSALKQA; this is encoded by the coding sequence ATGCCAAATGCGGTAGAACCGACATTAATTGAGCCGTTATTCCAATCGCTGCAAAAAGAACGATTTGTCATCGTATGCACGATCGACCATGAAACAGGTGCACCAAATACAAGTGCGATTTCATGGGTGTATGCCCCAACACCTGACCGATTGTATTTTGCGGTCGATCAACGTTCCCGCATCGTTGCGAACGTGCGTGCCAACAGCGCTATTTCCATCGTGCTCATCGCGAATGAGTCGACGTACTCCATTAGCGGAAAAGCGCATGTGAAAGTAGAAAAGCTAGAAAACGTTCCGCTAAAACTTGCTGCTATTCAAGTGGACATTGAAGAAGTGCGCGATGTCATGTTTTACGGTGCAAAAATTTCAGTCGAACCGAAATACGAAAAAACGTACGATGCGCAAGCCGCTACCAAGCTCGATCAACAAGTGATGAGCGCATTAAAACAAGCATAA
- a CDS encoding Rpn family recombination-promoting nuclease/putative transposase — protein MSIDHDRLFKQLIQTFFEEFIVLFFPTMHEHIDFRHVSFLSEELFTDVTAGEKYRVDLLVETKLKGEDGLVIVHIENQSYVQPSFPERMFIYFSRLFEKYRKPIVPIAVFSYDTIRDERSAFTLQFPFGHVLDFRFFTLELRKQNWRNYIRQDNPIAAALLSKMGYTESERVELKKQFLRMLVRLELDEAKQRLLFGFFETYVKLSDEEEQQLRREVSEMETKEKEQVLELIISYEQRALERGREEGMKQGMKHIVQTMARKGMSIQHIASMTDLTEEEVKQLLENK, from the coding sequence ATGTCCATTGACCACGATCGTCTGTTTAAACAGTTGATTCAAACGTTTTTTGAGGAATTTATTGTTCTCTTTTTCCCGACAATGCACGAGCATATCGATTTTCGCCACGTATCGTTTTTATCCGAGGAGCTGTTTACCGATGTGACGGCAGGAGAAAAGTACCGCGTTGATTTGCTTGTCGAAACGAAGTTAAAAGGCGAAGACGGGTTAGTGATCGTGCATATCGAAAACCAAAGCTACGTTCAACCATCATTTCCAGAACGGATGTTTATTTATTTTAGCCGTTTGTTTGAAAAGTACCGTAAACCCATCGTACCAATTGCTGTATTTAGCTACGATACGATCCGCGACGAACGATCTGCATTTACGCTCCAATTTCCATTTGGCCACGTGCTTGACTTTCGTTTTTTCACTTTGGAACTTCGTAAACAAAACTGGCGAAACTACATTCGTCAAGACAATCCAATCGCTGCTGCACTGCTAAGCAAAATGGGATATACTGAAAGTGAACGGGTAGAACTGAAAAAACAATTTTTACGCATGCTTGTCCGATTGGAATTAGACGAAGCGAAACAACGATTGCTGTTTGGCTTTTTTGAAACATATGTAAAACTATCAGACGAAGAAGAACAACAGTTGCGAAGAGAGGTGAGTGAGATGGAGACGAAAGAAAAAGAACAAGTGTTGGAACTCATTATTTCGTATGAACAAAGGGCGTTGGAGAGAGGGAGAGAGGAAGGAATGAAACAAGGGATGAAGCATATTGTACAAACGATGGCGCGAAAAGGGATGAGTATACAACACATTGCGAGCATGACAGATCTTACGGAAGAAGAAGTGAAACAATTGTTGGAAAACAAATAA